GACCTCACCGTGGAATGCGCCCGTGTCGATGAGCGCGGCGATCTCGGGTTGCGGTTCGCCGATGCTCCAAGGCGGCCGGAGGCCCTGCCCCATCTCGGGAGCTTGACCACGATAGGCGGATTCGAACAACGCGTCGCTGGATGAGCTCGTCATGCGCTCAGAGTGTCAACCAGGTTGATATATGTCAACATGGTTGACATGGAAACCTTCCGGGACGAGCCCCTCGGCTACCTGCTGCATCGGGTCACCGCGGCATTGCGCGCGGAGGTGGCCGCCACCGTGCTCGAGCCGTCGGAGCTGGCGGCGCCCGAGTACCTCTGCCTGCGGATGCTGGCGCAGTCGCCGAAGTCCAACGCCCAGTTGGCCCGCGAGGCGCAGGTGTCGCCGCAGGCGATGAACAAGGTGGTTCTCGCGCTGCAGGATCGCGGCCTGGTGGCGCGACCCGCCACGGTGTCGTCCGGGAGGTCGTTGCCTGCCACGTTGACGCGCGAGGGGGTGACCATGCTTGCGCGCCTCGACCCCGAGGTGGCCGAGGCCGAGAATCGGGTTCTGGCCGAGCTCGACGAACACGATCGGCGCGAGCTCCGGCGGCTCCTCGTCGCGGCCGGCGGGGTGGTGTCCCGGCGGTGATTCCGTCGGGACACCACCACAGCGGTCACGCGAGCGCCGCCGACCACATCCTCACTGCGGCATGAGCGGATGTTCGCAACCTTGATCACCGGCTGTGGGTGGCCGATTTGTGGAGAAGGGTGCGCCGGGCATCGTTACTGAGGGCGGCGTGGAACGCCGTATCGACCTCAGCAACCTTGATCTGGACCGGGCGGCCGCGATGGTGGCCGCCCGGTGTGCCGGCTGGCGTGAGCGCGGGCTTGTGGCTGCTGAGCTCACCTGGATGGACAACGACGTCTCGTGGCCGGCACCGCTTCTGCGGGCTCGTGGCCAGGCGAGTCGGCCGATGTCGTTGGGTGTACGGGGATGCGGGGGAGGCGGAGTTCGTGCTGTACGCCGGTGGCTGGGCGGACGTGGTCGTCATTCATCCGGGCATTGACGAGCCGGCCAGTGAGTATGTCGAACTGGACGATGTTGAGGAGTTCGGGTCCGTGCTCGACCGCGTCGTCGGGCTTCTTGCTTGAACCGGTCGAGCGTGAGGTCGGTCATCGAATACCTCGAGGCTTGCGGGCAACTTCATACCCGGCATAACTGAACGTTCAGCGGAGTCTAAGAAAGTCTCGCTGGCGCTTGATACAAGACTGAGAATCCCCGGAATTGTTCCCGCTCAGGGCCGGAGCCAGCGGTCGAACCAGGCCCGGGTGCGGCGCAGGACGTCGAGTTGGTGGTTGCGTTCCCGGATCGAGTGGCCTTCCCTGGGGTAGATCACGAACTCGTGCTCGGCGCCGAAGTAGCGCAGTGCCCGGTGGAAGTACACGGCTTGGCTGAGGGGGACGTTGGTGTCCTCGGCGCCGTGCAGGATGAGCACCGGGGTGCGGACGCGGCTGGCAAAGGAGACCGGGCTGACCGCGTCATGCGGGTGTGGGCCGATCCCCTCCCACCCGATGCTGCCGCTCAGCGCGCCGTCGAGCTGGCCGTACTCCCCGGTCGCGGCGAGCATCCCCCAGTCGGTGATACCCGCGTCGACCAGCGCGGCGCGAAACCGGTTTGTCTGCCCGATCGCCCAGGCGGCCATGAATCCGCCGTGACTCCCGCCGGCGATGCCCAGCCGGTCGGGGTCGGCGATGCCCTCGGCGACGAGCAGGTCGATGCCGGTCAGGATGTCGGTCCACTCCTCCCGGCCGACCCTGCCCGCGACGCTGGCCGCGAACTTGTGGCCGTGGCCCTGACCGCCGCGCGGGTTGGGAAGGAACACCGCGTATCCGGCGGTGGCCAGCCACTGTGCCCGAGCGCTGGGGAACGAGAACAACTGGAGGCGATCGGCGTACCGGTCGTCGGGGCCTCCGTGCACGATCGTGACGAGTGGGAACGGGCCGTCCGAAGCGGATTT
This genomic window from Amycolatopsis mongoliensis contains:
- a CDS encoding MarR family winged helix-turn-helix transcriptional regulator: METFRDEPLGYLLHRVTAALRAEVAATVLEPSELAAPEYLCLRMLAQSPKSNAQLAREAQVSPQAMNKVVLALQDRGLVARPATVSSGRSLPATLTREGVTMLARLDPEVAEAENRVLAELDEHDRRELRRLLVAAGGVVSRR